Part of the Sulfurimonas sp. C5 genome, TGAAAAAAATCATTGCAGCTTGGGTAATTACAGTGCCTGCTGCTGCAATAGTTGCTGCTGTATTATTTTATGCAATTAAAGGTATTATGATTTAAATCATAATACCTTTTTTATACGCAACTACTTTATTTCTTCCTTCAGATTTAGCCTTGTACAATGCTTCATCTGCTTTTGCAATAGCATCCTCTAAGAAGATTTTATTATTTATTTCAGTAACACCAAAACTGGCAGTTATGTTTCCAACGACTTCAATATCAAAAGATGCTAGTTTAACTCTTAGTTTCTCGGCGATTAGAACTGCATTTTCTATCGAGACAGTTGGGAGTAATACTACAAATTCTTCTCCACCCCATCGGCCTACCATATCAATTTCCCGTACCTCGTTTTCTAAAACTTCCGCTACGGTTTTTAAAACATTATCGCCAATATTATGACCATATGTATCGTTTACTTTTTTAAAATAATCTATATCTAAAAGCACTAACGACATTACACCTGCACGTTGCAGCATTGTTTCAAGTGAGGAATTAAACAATTGTTTAAATTTATAACGATTATAGAGTTTTGTCAACGGATCAACGGAAGCCAGCACTTCATATTCTTCATTTTGCGCTTTTAACAATGAATTGATCTCTTGTAACTCTTCTTGGTGTTCTTTCATTACAAGTGCCCATCTGTTATATGTTAAAAATATCAACTCTTTTTGCGTAATGATCCCTGCCAATGTCCCATTTTCATCAACTACAATGAGACGTTTATAATGTTTTTCTTTTACAAACGCCAAAGCATCACGCACACTCATACTTTTATAAACGCTATCAACAGGTGCGTTCATATATATTTGAATAGGAAGATCCAGGTCTGAGTTGTCTTTTATAAGCTGTACAACATCTTTAGCAGTAAGTATACCCACCGGTTTTTTATCTTCGACAACAATTACACTATCGTTTTTTGAAGTATACATTTGTGAAAGAACATCTGCTGTAATCATCTCTTTCTCAATCCATTTAACACGACGAGTAAAACGTAAGAAATCTGCTATAGTAAAATTATCCATGATTATTTCAGGATCTATATTGCTCGTTATATCCGTGTGAGTTATAATTCCATAAATGGTTTTATCATCATTCAGCACACAAATATATTCAGTCAATTCATCAAGATATTTTAAAAGATTGAGAACATTCATCTTTTTATGAACAGCAGGTATCCTTCTTAGGTGAAGATGAGAAATAGGATCATTGAACGTTATACTTGTTTCCCGTAGCTGTAGTACCTCTATTGCAGTTAAAACATAAAAAACATCATTATCTGTTACAATAATATCACGATGTTCGCTTTCTATCATTCTATCAATAGCATCACTTATTTTTTCATTAATATTAATTGAAACTACTTGTGTGTTCGCTATATCATCTGCACTGGGGAATTTCATCTCTTTACCCTTTTTGTAAAGCTTTATACACTTCTAAGGCTTGTTTATGTTCATAAACATCGTGTACTCTAATAATAGAAGCACCGTTTCTAATTGCTTCTAAATGGAGTGCTAAAGTCCCTGCTAATCTTTTTTCAATAGGTGATGCTGTTATCTTATCTATCAACGATTTTCTTGAAGCGCCAACTAATAATTTTTTCCCTAACATTTTAAAGTGTTCTAAATGTTTGAGCAGTTGTAGATTATCGTCTAAAGTTTTACCAAATCCTATCCCTACATCTAAAACTATGTCATTGATTCCAAAACTTTCAAGTTTTTTTGTTTGTTCTTCAAGATAATGATACACATCTAAAACAACATCATCATATTGAGGATTATCCTGCATAGTTTGCGGCGTACCCTGCATATGCATTGCTACTGCCGTTGCATTATACTCGGCACAAAGTTTACAAAGTGCATCGTTTTCAAAACCTGTAATGTCGTTTACAATTGTAAAACCGCCTTCAAGAGCTGCTTGTACAACAACCGGTGTATATGAGTCTATACTAAACTTTGCTTTTTCATACAGTTTATTTGCAGCGATTGCATCTAAAACAGGCTGTACTCTTGCTAACTCCTCTTCAACTGAAACAACAGGTGCATTTGGTCGTGTAGAGACTCCACCGATATCAATAATATCTGCACCCTCTTCAATCATTGCCTCAATTCTTGCTACAGCACTTTCTCCCGAAAACCTCGAACCACTGAAGAAACTGTCATCATTGGCATTTAAAATCCCCATAATCTCAATTTTTTCATCAATTTTTACAGAGAGATATTGTTGAAGTTGAATTGCCAAATTTTTAAGACCAAAAGGCTGAGCCAACTCTTTTTTAGAAAGTGTTTGTAATTGCTTAGTCGTTGCAATTAAAATACAATCTACATGAGGAGTTTTTGCAATGACAGTTCCACGAGGCACGGCAAGATCAGCACCGATTGAGAGAGCATCTTGTTTTAAAATATTGGCACCGCCTACAGCCAAATCTTTGATATAAAAGATATGTGTTTGTGCCT contains:
- a CDS encoding diguanylate cyclase, producing MKFPSADDIANTQVVSININEKISDAIDRMIESEHRDIIVTDNDVFYVLTAIEVLQLRETSITFNDPISHLHLRRIPAVHKKMNVLNLLKYLDELTEYICVLNDDKTIYGIITHTDITSNIDPEIIMDNFTIADFLRFTRRVKWIEKEMITADVLSQMYTSKNDSVIVVEDKKPVGILTAKDVVQLIKDNSDLDLPIQIYMNAPVDSVYKSMSVRDALAFVKEKHYKRLIVVDENGTLAGIITQKELIFLTYNRWALVMKEHQEELQEINSLLKAQNEEYEVLASVDPLTKLYNRYKFKQLFNSSLETMLQRAGVMSLVLLDIDYFKKVNDTYGHNIGDNVLKTVAEVLENEVREIDMVGRWGGEEFVVLLPTVSIENAVLIAEKLRVKLASFDIEVVGNITASFGVTEINNKIFLEDAIAKADEALYKAKSEGRNKVVAYKKGIMI
- the folP gene encoding dihydropteroate synthase; translated protein: MEIKKLSNEIDVQQYLKDLGVDSGGIKILASKAQTHIFYIKDLAVGGANILKQDALSIGADLAVPRGTVIAKTPHVDCILIATTKQLQTLSKKELAQPFGLKNLAIQLQQYLSVKIDEKIEIMGILNANDDSFFSGSRFSGESAVARIEAMIEEGADIIDIGGVSTRPNAPVVSVEEELARVQPVLDAIAANKLYEKAKFSIDSYTPVVVQAALEGGFTIVNDITGFENDALCKLCAEYNATAVAMHMQGTPQTMQDNPQYDDVVLDVYHYLEEQTKKLESFGINDIVLDVGIGFGKTLDDNLQLLKHLEHFKMLGKKLLVGASRKSLIDKITASPIEKRLAGTLALHLEAIRNGASIIRVHDVYEHKQALEVYKALQKG